From the Cloeon dipterum chromosome 4, ieCloDipt1.1, whole genome shotgun sequence genome, the window AGGACACACGATGGACAGTGTGACTGTCCTGGTCGAGACAGGCCCGGATGCCTTTGGTCTAGTTGCGGTCACTGGTGACCTATTCGAGAGAGAAGAAGACATTGTGTGTCCCGAATTGTGGCGTGATGTCGCTGGCAGTGAAAATCCAAAGCTCCAGGAGCAAAACAGGAGCAAGATTCTGCAGCAAGCGGACTACATCATCCCAGGCCATGGTCCAATGTTCAAGAATATTTACAAGAAGGACCTTTAGTGAAAAGTGACTGCCAAAAAATCCTGtaatatgattttgtttttggtgattgagaaaattaaatctgcagGGCATTGCTCTGAATTTAGACATCAATCTTTTATTTCTCATCGGAtcagaattaaaatacaaaaggcCAAATTCTGGGTTGCGATTCAATAACGCACAAATCCACCCCAAACCATGAACGGGTAACAGAAGTATGTACACAGCGTTGATTACTGCAATCtgtattcaaattcaaacattAATAGCTAGGTATGCACAGAGCGCAGAAAATGAGATCTTTCTTTGTTTCAGTAAATTTGGGGGAAATACAGTGGCAGAAAATAGCTAATTGCAAAGTGCTTTAATGTTGATCAGTTGAGGTGTAAAATCCAAATCGGTGACTTGCACTTtcatataatatgtatattgcaatgaaaattaactaaTCAAACTAGATAAAtacaaaactttcaaaattatacaaCATTGTGAACTTCCTTAAATTCATCACAGAAATAACACCATAAAAGTATGCATTTTATACAATAATAGACGGGTAAATAATGCACTAGTTTAGCGATGATGATTAGAAGTCAAAAGAGCAGAATCGTTGCACTCTAGGACAATAGGCCAATTCAAAACCAACTAGATAATCAGCTCAAACCTCAATCGATCGTAATTTTCCCGTAATGAACATCTGCTAAATTGACTTCGCGAGTCATGTTGTCAACAAGTATCAAAATTTGAGTTCTCAATTTTTGGCAACGATCAGAGCAGTtctttgaaacattttgtgaACTGCTACATTTAGATATGAACCGTTTGTTTGTGACATTCCACcaataatacatattacaaCTGAGATTTAACGACAAAGGCTTATCCCAGAAGGAATAAtacaatatatattaatttcctcCTAGCACGACAGTACAGTGCCTGGTTGTTTGCACAAAAACACTCAGAGATGAAAGTTCTCACGGtgagaagcaaaataaatgcggCCCTCAAATTGAGAACGCAATTTTGAGTCTCACCGTGAGTAGCAGAACCGAATCTCACTGTGAGATCGAAGCGAAGATCTCACGGTGAGAACCAAAATGCTTGCTTCGGTCTCAACTGAGAGCGAACGTTTGGATCTCACAGTGAGATCCAAAAGTGTCTCACGGTGAGAGGCAAAATTCGGCTCTCAAATTGAGAACGCAACTTTGAGTCTCACCGTGAGCTATAGAGTAGACCGGATCTCACTGGGAGATCCTAACGCTAGCTCTCAGTTGAGACAGAAGCGAGTTTGGTTCTAACCGTGATAACGATAAGGCCGACCACTTTCGGTTCTCACCGTGAGATCCTCACTTCGATCTCACTGTAAGATCCAAACGCTCGCTCTCAGTTGAGACCGAAGCAAGCGACCATTTTGGTTCTCACCTTCGATCTCACTGCGAGATCCTATTCTGCTACTCACGGTGGGACTCAAATTTGCCGTTCTCAATTTGAGAGCCCATGTTGCTTCTCACCGTGAGAATTTCTGCTCCGATTGTGACGAGTGAGATGATAACTTCGTTTTAATTGTACACGCATGGAAACGCAAACCTGTCCCGAAAGTAAAGCTAGATTTCAGCTCCGGGCGGCCCTGGCAGCTTGACGCGGACAGCCTGAGGCCAATTTTCAGCAGTAGCAATGGACGATACACCCTGATGACCCACACAGAAATAAGGTCAATGGCAATGTGTGCACAAAGTAACCAGTCGCGCAGGCAAAAAGCACAAGATCTTAGTACGTGTAAGTAAATGCTCACCAGAAACTTTAGCAGAGGACAATGACAATGATGCAGAAGTGTGCTTGAATAGAAGAAACCACCTGATTTTACAGAAGACAAGGACAGTAATGCCAAGGTGTGTAGTGAGGGCAATTGTCGGAACATGagaaaatgcagaaatttacatgaaattttgcCCCTCAACGCTTAGCTGACTTCGAGCATCCTCAGGCTGCAGATGGCGCGGCAtgcaagcaaaaattgaaagtcaAGGTTACTTCCACCAGATAGTTTTGTGATAGAGCGAAAGCAGACGTTAAACACAGACAAAGCACAATTCCACGTGAGAACTTACGAGTATATAGTTAAGCATGAGCTACAGTGTTAAAAGAGTCTTGAATGAGTTAGCTTCTACTGCACCGAACTTCTTAGTCAATTGAAAACAGTTCAGCATAGTTTCTGGTTGGTATTGTCTTTAGAATGCCAATTTAACCAACAGCATGCAAATTTGAGCACAACAGGATCATTCCAACATGAAAAGATGATGGTCGACTGCATTAGTTTTGTGTgctaatttttactcaatCTGAAATGTGTTATATGAGGTATGGCTCACCCGTGGCTGTCGGCTCTCAACGCCCCCCACGTTGTTCCCGTAGCCCATCTCACTGTCGTCTAAGCACATGTCTGAATCTGAATCACTCCGGTGTCTGGGAGTGCGAGGCTcctgtaaataaaaagaaattaaatccttAAAACAGACTCTAGTGAAGGTGAAAGCcgtttttttgtattaaaatatacaaagtAACTTGAAACTGAAGTGTTCTGCTGTTTCGACGCCAAACATTTCGGTTTCATGCACAtcaaaaaactgatttatatttgtaatgcaaaaattgctcaTACCTGAGTCAGTTGTTCCGTGGTGGTGAGTATTCTTGCGAGAGGGTTGCAACAAACGGGCAGGGTGTCCAGCAATGTGGGCCTGGCGTGTGTGAGGAAAGGCTTCATGTACTTGACATCAAAGTCTGCCCAGATCTTAGCCATCCACGCCTTCTCGTTAGGCTTGGTCCCTTCAGCGTTGCTCGATCCAGCAGCATCACTCGCTCTTCGTCTGCTCTCTGCACTTTGTCCCAAGGCCTGAGGGAAACAAATTGTGAGTCTGGTGCCAAAACGTTTGTTGCAATAGGTGCAGAGCTATACAGAAGTAGCACCCAGCAAGAAATTTAATggattattttccaaattgataatgatccaatttcttgctgagtattgaaaataattatctgcAATTCGCATGCAGTGTAACCAAGAAGCAGTCGTGTAAATACAAATGTGCAATGAGCTTGCAGTTTGGCACAtcaaaaaaactatttttttcaaatattttcaacctaTACCCACTGACAACAGTGAAATTGAAagcattgtttttattctctttgcaTGACAAATTTCCAGTGCTGAAGATTTTTACTAGCGAAGCAAAATCAAGCGCTTATCTGCTAATTTTGAgtcaatttaaagaaataaaaaattaataaacttgtaaaaaaatataaataaataaaaatatttttgggtattatttcccccccccccaaaaaaaataaaggttttgtaacggccagttgaaattttcagacaaattttaagaggaaaaagaaaatttgagaaaaatttgcccCAAAGGAagaactggaaatttaatcagctttctgagtACAgtcagtttttgacgctactatcaactggtgaatttggGGCCTTTCAAAAATcgcgaattttttaaataacaaaaaaactttcaagactGAAAAGTCACCattaaattatctaaatttttctcaccccggaagcaattaatttcctttgctgaaaaaagtggccgtaaaaaccgaaaaattggaattaaggGCACTTTTGATCCGCAAAgcatatgaaaataattgttgattACGATTAgggttttcttttcatgttatatcatttttttaaattaaaaaatcactattgGTCCCATTTAAACCGTTTTAGACAATGTTACGCATGGTTAAAATATCACGATTCGTTCTCATTGGATCGgaaactcaaataaaaatagatagtcgtctaaatttcacaatttcatgCAGGCCAGTGTACGGTTTTGATGTGCCAATACGCAAGACCGTTAAtcatttagtaaaataaaatggtaaaacACTGAAAAGCTCAAGCCCTGGTCGCACGCACAACATTGACATGCAGTCAATATCGACTTACCCCACCAGGGGCAGTTTGTTCAGTAGAGTCATAAACCTGGATGGATTGAATACGATTTAGAAACAGCGCGAAACATCTATTTAAAGATGCGAAAGATTGTTCTTATAACAAATTGACAGCTCTAGTGCACAAGAATAGCAGAAGTCGGACTTACACTTCGGACTCCACTGTACTGCAGCATCTCGACTTCTTCCTCTACCCCAACACTAAGCAAGACAAATGAGACGTTAGCAAATAATGCCGGAAAGCCCAGCACTTACGGGATGTTGAACCAAGTGAGGAGTTGCATGGTGGAGCCACCAAAAATAATCACAGTAACAATCACCACCAACGACGTAGCAGTGAGCATCGATTGGCGAGCTTCAGAAACGGTGTTTCGGATAGCCAAGGCAAATGCCATCGCACCTCGCAAGCCTGGAAATCCAAACGTTAAGCAGGATAAAACACGCATTGGAAGCTGAAACAAACCCGAGAAGAACAGCATGTGCTGGAAGTTGTACGAGATTTTTGGTTTTCTTCCCAGATTCAGGAGGAATGACAAGGGGTAAATGTTGGCTGCGCGACCCAAAAATGCACAGAACTGTAAACGGAGAGTTAATAGTATTCTTAGACTCAATCCAAGACACTCACAAATGCGGCCACGATGAATCCTACGTCGAAATGGTGCTTGGGGAAGGTGAACATCGACACTCCAATGTAGcagaaaataaagttttccGCGAGGAAGTTGAGAAGCTCAAAGAGCTTTTTCGTTCTCTTTCTCGAGTCGACCGAGAGATTATTGTACGTGTAGTGGGCCTGACACATGCCGCAGAAAAGAACAGCGACAATGCCTGAAACACAACAACTGTGCAACTCGATTTGAATGGGCTGAGGGAATAAATCACCTGTAAGCTCGGCTGCTTCTGCCATCAAAAAGGTACTGTACGACATGAGAAGGAAGAGTGCTGATTCAAGCAGGGGGAAGTCTCTGACTCTGGTAAACTTGGTCAAGTAAGCTTCAGTCAAGGAAAAATAGACACAAAGacaaaataatgcattttctAATACTTtgccaaaagtgaaaaaatgtcaaaaattaaaatgtgtacaagaaaaaatatcttcagGCCGGTTAAGAGGattgatagtgattttttttattttaaaaataatattgcatataaatttaaactgaccaattttttcatattattctGACCATAAGTGCcctaaaatccaattttccgaatttttccGGCTACGCCCCCtttttagcaaaggaaattaattgctgtcagggtgagaaaaattaggaaaatttaattgtgagaagattaaaaatggtacttttgagtcttaaaagtaattttttattttctcaaaaattgcagattttcgaaaggggtccGTGTTTGTCCTGATGAAAATTCCCCAGTTGATAGCGGCGTCAAAAACTGGCTAtgttcagaaagctgattaataTCCAGTTTTTATCCTATTAAgctaatttttgtcaaattttccattttcgcacaaaattcgtctgaaaatctCAAAAGACCGTTAGggaacctttaaaaatgttaaaggaaaaattaaaatacccaaaataaagttaatttattcgagaatcatcgaaaaaaaatttcattttttaaaatctatacGATTTTTAGATGCAAACTCGGTCCCTTGTTAAATGATTTTGCGGgaaaattcactatcattcctctttaaaaaaatgcatgtaaaatttcttaataaatatcaGTTCTTGtagttttataaatatattgaaaaggATATCAGTGCTGTGATGCAGCCCATAACAGCACCGAGGAAGAGGGAGAGTGAGAAGTAACTGAAGAAATTTCCAACTGCCTTCATTAAAGCATTGAACTCGAACGTTCCAGATCCAGAGTGTTTGGAGTAATTTTGAATGGCTCTGCAAACagaataaataagttttaatttaataatttttaaaataaataaatcacataCCCGCTAAGAACCATGGCCACGGCGTCGTTCAAAACACTTTCTCCGAAAACAAGTGCGTACAAATTAACGTCGACGTGTAGGTCGTTGA encodes:
- the Nhe3 gene encoding sodium/hydrogen exchanger 7 isoform X1, which codes for MAARRRSCSLKILVLICVFVGSCCGESSDIERDVLASNTHRIDSLNLLLYTFLLILTVLTVWLFKHRRLRFLHETGLAVIYGLIIGAIIRYAGGDVGRQLVHEMVVPEKGSTYNESLPPDFLLLKFPTKNVGNKTYSYTFRGEIKDIEENEIDLKATFDPEIFFNIILPPIIFHAGYSLKRRYFFRNLGAILTYAMLGTTISSFVIGAVMYGAVQLMPSSSSFTFLDLLYFGSIISATDPVTVLAIFNDLHVDVNLYALVFGESVLNDAVAMVLSGAIQNYSKHSGSGTFEFNALMKAVGNFFSYFSLSLFLGAVMGCITALLTKFTRVRDFPLLESALFLLMSYSTFLMAEAAELTGIVAVLFCGMCQAHYTYNNLSVDSRKRTKKLFELLNFLAENFIFCYIGVSMFTFPKHHFDVGFIVAAFFCAFLGRAANIYPLSFLLNLGRKPKISYNFQHMLFFSGLRGAMAFALAIRNTVSEARQSMLTATSLVVIVTVIIFGGSTMQLLTWFNIPVGVEEEVEMLQYSGVRSVYDSTEQTAPGGALGQSAESRRRASDAAGSSNAEGTKPNEKAWMAKIWADFDVKYMKPFLTHARPTLLDTLPVCCNPLARILTTTEQLTQEPRTPRHRSDSDSDMCLDDSEMGYGNNVGGVESRQPRGVSSIATAENWPQAVRVKLPGPPGAEI
- the Nhe3 gene encoding sodium/hydrogen exchanger 6 isoform X3, with the translated sequence MAARRRSCSLKILVLICVFVGSCCGESSDIERDVLASNTHRIDSLNLLLYTFLLILTVLTVWLFKHRRLRFLHETGLAVIYGLIIGAIIRYAGGDVGRQLVHEMVVPEKGSTYNESLPPDFLLLKFPTKNVGNKTYSYTFRGEIKDIEENEIDLKATFDPEIFFNIILPPIIFHAGYSLKRRYFFRNLGAILTYAMLGTTISSFVIGAVMYGAVQLMPSSSSFTFLDLLYFGSIISATDPVTVLAIFNDLHVDVNLYALVFGESVLNDAVAMVLSGAIQNYSKHSGSGTFEFNALMKAVGNFFSYFSLSLFLGAVMGCITALLTKFTRVRDFPLLESALFLLMSYSTFLMAEAAELTGIVAVLFCGMCQAHYTYNNLSVDSRKRTKKLFELLNFLAENFIFCYIGVSMFTFPKHHFDVGFIVAAFFCAFLGRAANIYPLSFLLNLGRKPKISYNFQHMLFFSGLRGAMAFALAIRNTVSEARQSMLTATSLVVIVTVIIFGGSTMQLLTWFNIPVGVEEEVEMLQYSGVRSALGQSAESRRRASDAAGSSNAEGTKPNEKAWMAKIWADFDVKYMKPFLTHARPTLLDTLPVCCNPLARILTTTEQLTQEPRTPRHRSDSDSDMCLDDSEMGYGNNVGGVESRQPRGVSSIATAENWPQAVRVKLPGPPGAEI
- the Nhe3 gene encoding sodium/hydrogen exchanger 7 isoform X2, whose protein sequence is MAARRRSCSLKILVLICVFVGSCCGESSDIERDVLASNTHRIDSLNLLLYTFLLILTVLTVWLFKHRRLRFLHETGLAVIYGLIIGAIIRYAGGDVGRQLVHEMVVPEKGSTYNESLPPDFLLLKFPTKNVGNKTYSYTFRGEIKDIEENEIDLKATFDPEIFFNIILPPIIFHAGYSLKRRYFFRNLGAILTYAMLGTTISSFVIGAVMYGAVQLMPSSSSFTFLDLLYFGSIISATDPVTVLAIFNDLHVDVNLYALVFGESVLNDAVAMVLSGAIQNYSKHSGSGTFEFNALMKAVGNFFSYFSLSLFLGAVMGCITALLTKFTRVRDFPLLESALFLLMSYSTFLMAEAAELTGIVAVLFCGMCQAHYTYNNLSVDSRKRTKKLFELLNFLAENFIFCYIGVSMFTFPKHHFDVGFIVAAFFCAFLGRAANIYPLSFLLNLGRKPKISYNFQHMLFFSGLRGAMAFALAIRNTVSEARQSMLTATSLVVIVTVIIFGGSTMQLLTWFNIPVGVEEEVEMLQYSGVRSVYDSTEQTAPGGALGQSAESRRRASDAAGSSNAEGTKPNEKAWMAKIWADFDVKYMKPFLTHARPTLLDTLPVCCNPLARILTTTEQLTQEPRTPRHRSDSDSDMCLDDSEMGYGNNVGGVESRQPRPEDARSQLSVEGQNFM
- the Nhe3 gene encoding sodium/hydrogen exchanger 7 isoform X4 → MAARRRSCSLKILVLICVFVGSCCGESSDIERDVLASNTHRIDSLNLLLYTFLLILTVLTVWLFKHRRLRFLHETGLAVIYGLIIGAIIRYAGGDVGRQLVHEMVVPEKGSTYNESLPPDFLLLKFPTKNVGNKTYSYTFRGEIKDIEENEIDLKATFDPEIFFNIILPPIIFHAGYSLKRRYFFRNLGAILTYAMLGTTISSFVIGAVMYGAVQLMPSSSSFTFLDLLYFGSIISATDPVTVLAIFNDLHVDVNLYALVFGESVLNDAVAMVLSGAIQNYSKHSGSGTFEFNALMKAVGNFFSYFSLSLFLGAVMGCITALLTKFTRVRDFPLLESALFLLMSYSTFLMAEAAELTGIVAVLFCGMCQAHYTYNNLSVDSRKRTKKLFELLNFLAENFIFCYIGVSMFTFPKHHFDVGFIVAAFFCAFLGRAANIYPLSFLLNLGRKPKISYNFQHMLFFSGLRGAMAFALAIRNTVSEARQSMLTATSLVVIVTVIIFGGSTMQLLTWFNIPVGVEEEVEMLQYSGVRSVYDSTEQTAPGGALGQSAESRRRASDAAGSSNAEGTKPNEKAWMAKIWADFDVKYMKPFLTHARPTLLDTLPVCCNPLARILTTTEQLTQEPRTPRHRSDSDSDMCLDDSEMGYGNNVGGVESRQPRTIPTRNYAELFSID